The following is a genomic window from Candidatus Latescibacterota bacterium.
CCCTTCGCGTCGAGGGCGGGCAAGGTGCCGTAGGTCGCGTACTGCAGCACCGTGCCGAGGAGGTTGTAGGGGTTGGCGGGGCAGCCGGGCAGGGTGACCACGGTCTTGTCCGTCAGCACCATGGGCGTGCCCTTGGCGCCGGTGGGATTGGGATTCGCCGCGGGGATGCCGCCGAAGGAGGCGCAGGACCCGATGGCGATGATCGCGCCGGCCATGTCCGCCGCCTCCTCGAGGATCGACAGCGCCGTGCGCCCGCCGATCTTGCAATAGATGCCGCCGTCCTTGGTGGGCGTGGCGCCCTCGGTGACCAGCACGAACTTGCCGCGATTCGCTTCCATCGCCGCGTGACGCGCGGCCTCGGCCTGGTGTCCCGCCGCCGCGCAGAGGGCCTCGTGGTAGTCCAGGGAGATCAGGTCGAGAAGCAGCTCGGCCAGACCCGGGTGGGAGGTCCGCAGCAGCGACTCCGTGCAGCCGGTGCACTCCTGGAAGGAGAGCCAGATGACCGAGGGCTTGCGGCCGGCCTCGGCGGCGCGGGCGAAGTCGAGTGCGGCGCCGAGGGGCAGGCCGATCGACGCCGCGGCGAGGGTGCAGACCTTGAGGAAGGACCTCCTGTCCATCGCGGACGGTCCCTCGGTCTGCAGTCCTGGATACTGAGCAAGGGTGGAGATCGGGTCCATGGTGCCTCCTCGAGCAGATGGTGCAGGAGGTGCGGCAACGTTTGTTAACCTGGTGGCCGCTGTCCTGCGAGCGCCGTGACGCTGGCCGTACGACTCCCCGCAATTGTAGCGAGAAGCCGGACCCAATCAAGGATAAAATGGGCTGAATACCTTGAAATCGTGTTGACGGGTCAGCGGCGCTGGCGGTCTTCCAGGGCCTGGAGGAGGAGCTGCAGGTCGTCCAGCGTGAGCGTGGAGTGCGGGGACAGGCGATAGCGCGCCCGGAGCTGGTCGATGACCTCCGACGCGGAGCCCAGCACGGCCTGCCGCGGGGCCGTCGGCGGAGTCGTGGGCGCCGCCACGCCTGCGGGCTCGAGGCGCAGGTGTTCGTCGGCCACGTAGACCTGGTCCCGGGCGAGCTGGAGGGTCAGGGAGATGAAGCTGTGGCACTGCTGGCGAAGGCCGGCCAGGCGGGGGAGTTCGATGGTGAGGCCGAGCAGGATCGCGTTCAGGTCGCCCAGCAGTTCGCAGAACTCCTCCGGAGCCACGCCGGCGCCGGCCAGCTCGGGCCAGCGCTCGTCGATGTAGTTGAGCAGCAGCGAGCGGTTCACGCCACGAATGGAGCCCACCAGGAGCTGGAGGAGCACGCGCAGCATGCGGCGCACCTCCTCGGGAGGCAGCGCGCGCAGGCGCGGGTAGCTGGCCGCCTGGCCCGCGCCGCGCAGGCGTCCCTCGAGCTCGCGAAGCACGCGCTCCTTCTCGCGCTCCAGCTCCTCGCTGATGACGAGACTCGGCCGCAGGTCCCGCCGCCGGAAGAAGGCCTCGTTGCGCCCGCGCCAGATCTCTGGACGGCTGATCATGTTCTCGATCATGTAGAGCATGCGGTGCAGCACGTGGTCGCGCTCGGCGGGGGCCCAGCCCAGCGCCGCGCGGGTGCGCGAAGCGTCGACGCGCAGCTGGTGGTCCATGTAGCCGAGCATCCAGAGGCGTTCGAAGGGCCGGCGGCCGACGAGGCGGCCGACGAGGTCGCGCAGCAGCACGCCCGGCGCGGCCAGCGGCTTCGGCATCAGGATCGGCCGCGGGACGTGACCGTGATAGAAGCGCTGCGCCAGGTCGTAGAGCTCCCGGTGCGTGACGGTGCCGTCCGGACTCGCCACGTAGGTGCTGAAGGCCGGCAGCTGCTCGTCCTGCGCCATCACCGCGCGGATGAGCTTGATGAGATCGCGGATGTGGATGTAGGTGATCCCCGTCCGCCCCTTGCCGCCGAGGATGCGCGCGTTCCAGGCCCCGCTCAGCCAGGTGTTCAGAAAGACGTAGAGCGGCGCGTACTCGCACCAGTCCGTGACCACGGCCGCGAAGCGCAGCACCGTCGCCCGGAAGTGCCGCGAGTAGTCGGCGAGCATCGCCTCGCCCTGCCGCTTGCTGCGCGCGTACTCGAAGCTGGCGTCCGGGGGCGTTTCCTCGTCGATGGGCTCGCGCCGGCCGCGGAACTCGCAGGCGGCGAGCGAACTGGCGAAGATGAAGCGGCGGACCCCCAGCCGCCGCGCCAGCTCGAGGACGTTGCGGGTGCCGTCGACGTTGCTGCGCTGATACTCGGGGTTGTCTTCGTAGGTGAAGTCGTAGTAGCCCGCGAGGTGCAGCACGAAGTCGATCGGCCCGCCCGCGGCGATCTGCTCGGTGACGCCCTCCAGGCACTCCGCGCGGCCGATGTCCGCCTGGAACCAGCGCAAGTTGGGGTGCTCGGCGATGCCCACCTGCTGCGGCGTGCGCCGTGCCAGGCCGACGATCTCGCAGTCGTCCAGGGTGGCGGCGAGGAAGTGGCGGCCGATCAGGCCCGAGGCGCCGGTGACGAGGATGCGGGGGCGCTGGGAGGCCATGGCCGTCACCCCTTGGCCCGTGCCGCGAGCGCGGCGATCGCGGCGGCCATGGCGCCGTCGGCGACGCCGCTCAGCAGCACGGTGACGATGCGCTCGACCGCGAAGAAGTAGCTCGCCAGGAAGACGAAGGCCAGGGTCTTCGTCGCCACCGCGAGCCGGACGAGGTCGCGGTGGCGCTCGGGCGCGCGGGCGGCCGTGACGTAGAACATCACCATGACCAGGTGGAAGACGCCGCCTTGGACCGGGAAGAAGCGCTGGCTGACCGTCCCGAAGCCGAAGCGCTCCAGCAGCGCGGGCGGCGCGGCCATGAGACCGATTCCGACGAGCGCCGAGTGCAAGGCCACGGCCCACAGCAGTAGCGACAACCCCCGCCGACCCGTCATGCTTTCCTCCAGGGCTGGCGGCAGTCTAGTCCGAAGCGTGTGGGCTGTCTCTCATCAAATGCAAAACCGCCTCCGGGCGCGGAGCGCCGGCGGCGGTTCGCGGCGGGGGGGACGGAGTCCGCTAGCCCAGCTTGGCCCTGAGCATGCCCACCAGGCGTTCCCGGCTCATGGGCTTCTGGAAGACGCCGGCGAGTCCGAGGCTGGAGTAGTCGGTGGCCATCGACAGGTTGTCGCCCGCGGAGCTGAGCATGAAGACCGGCGCAACGTTGCCCAGCGCCTTCAGGTCCCGGACCAGGCTCGTGCCCGCGTCCACTTCCTCCATCATGAGGTCGACGATCAGCGCGTCCGGGGCCTGCCGCCGGAAGCAGCGCAGGCCGTCCTCGGCGCTGGCCGCCGTCTCCACGGCGAAGCCCTCCTGCTCCAGCATGATCCGGAGCGTGAAGAGGATGTCCGGGTCGTCGTCGATGCAGAGGATCAGGTGCTTTCCGTCTCGCATGCCATCTCTCCCGTGGTCAGTTGCGTGTGGAGGGTCGCGATCGCCGCGGCCAGATTGGCCTGCGCGCCGTCGCTGAGGCCCTCGCGGAACTCGTCGAAGTCGTAGCCGCGGATCGCGAGCAGCCAGGCCTCGGGCGCGGCGTCGAACAGCTCGCGCGCGAGCGCCAGCACGCCCTCGGGGCTCACGTGGTGCGAGCTGAAGGTCGGGCGCGCGGAGCCGGGCTCGATCCGCCGCAGCGCGAAGGGCGCGGGCCCCTGCGCCGCGGCGTCGACGAAGACCACCCGGTCGCGGCGCGAGGCCGTCGCGGCGTCCTCGACGCTGAGCTGGTAGTCCGCGTCGGTGTCGACGCCGGCGAGACCCAGCTCCGCCACGGCGGCGGCCAGGGCCGGGCCCAGGCCGTCGTCCCCGCGGCCGGGGTTGCCGAAGCCGAACACCAGGGTGCGCCGCGGAGCGTTCACGAGGTCGCCTTCCGGTCGAGCACGGCGCCCGCCGCGTCGAGCAGCGTCAGCTCCAGGGGCATGCGGCCGAGCGCGTGGGTGGCGCAGGAGAGGCAGGGATCGTAGGCGCGGATCCCCACCTCCACGTGGTTGAGCAGGCCCTCGGTGATCTCCGGCTTCCCGCTCAGATGATCCTTGGCGATCTTCCGCACGGCCCGGTTCATGGGCTCGTTGTTGCTGGTCGTCGACACGATCAGGTTCGCCATGGTGACCCGATCCTGCGCGTCCACGCGGTAGTGGTGGAAGAGCGTGCCGCGCGGCGCCTCGACGATGGCCACCCACTCGGGCCGCCGCTCGCCCTTCACCACGAGGTCCTTGCCCTGCAGGTCGGGATCGTGCAGCAGGTCGCGGATCATCTCGGCCGAGTGCACCAGCTCGATCATGCGGGCCCAGTGGTAGGCCAGCGTGAGGTTGTTGGGCTTGCCGCCGGTGAGGGCCATGAAGTCCTTGCGCGCGGCCTCGGCCAGGGGAGTGTTGATCCTGGCGCAGGTGTTGATCCTGGCCAGCGGGCCAACGCGATACCAGCCCTCTTCCGGGCCCAGGGCCTTGAGAAAGGGGAACTTCATGTAGGACCAGGGCCGCACTTCCTCGGCGATCGCGTCGAGGTAGTCCTGCGGATCCACCTGGTCGATGATGACCTCGCCGTCCGCCGTCACCGCGCGCAGCTTGCCGTGGTAGAGATCGAGGCCGCCCTGCGCGTCCACGATGGACAGGTGGTTGGACGGGAAGCTCCCGAAGTCCGTGGCCAGCTGCAGATGTTCCTCGGTGTAGTTCCGCGCCAGGGCCAGCGCGCCCTGGGCCCAGGCGAGCATCTGCTCGATCTCGGCGAGGAAGACGTCCCGCTCGGCCACGCTCAGGTTCTTGTTCACGCCGCCGGGCACCGCGCCGGTGCCGTGGATGCGCTTGCCGGCCGTGGCCTTGATGATCTCCTGCCCGTACTTGCGCATCATCACGCCCTGGACCGCGAGGTCCTTGTGCTCCGCGGCGACGGCGATCACGTTGCGCTTGGCCGCGGGGGCGTCGAAGCCGAAGAGGAGATCCGGGCTGGCCAGGTGGAAGAAGTGCAGCGCGTGCGACTGGAAGGTCTGCCCGTAGTGCATCAGGCGACGGATCTTCTCCGCGGTGGGCGTGAGCGTCTCGGCGCCCACGATGCCGTCCATCGCTTTGGCCGCCGCCAGGTGGTGGCTCACCGGGCAGATGCCGCAGAGGCGCTGCACGAGGACCGGCACCTCCCAGTAGGGCCGCCCCTGGATGAAGCGCTCGAAGCCGCGGAACTCCACGATGTGCAGGCGCGCGTCGGTGACCTGCCCCGCCTCGTCGAGCTGGATCGTGACTTTGCCGTGGCCCTCCACCCGGGTCACCGGCTCGATGGTGATCTGCCTGTTCGCGGTCGCCACGTCAGCCTCCTAGTCGTACTTGATGAGCGCGTAGGGAAGCGCCAGGGGTTTGTCCGTGAGCAGCGCCACCAGGGCCTGCCAGAGCGTATCCGCGGGCGGCGGGCAGCCGGGCAGGTGGTAGTCGATCTTGACCACCTCGTGGCAGGGGAAGACGCGGTTCAGCAGCAGCGGGATCTCCGGGTCGTCGGGGATCTTGCCCGCGGGGTTGTGCACGCTGGGGCCGTTCAGGTAGGCCTCCTCGAGGCACTCGCGCAGCGGAATCGTGTTGCGCATCGCCGGGATGCCCCCGTTGATCGCGCAGTCGCCGACGGAGATCAGCACGTCGCAGTGCTCGCGGAAGTCGCGCAGCACCTTCACGTTCTCCTCGTTGCAGCAGCCGCCCTCCACGAGGCCCACGGCGCAGCGGCCGCTGAAGGTCTTGATGTCGTCGACGGGCGACTTGTCGAAGTCCACCAGCTCCACGAGCTCCAGGATGCGCTCGTCGATGTCCAGGATCGACATGTGGCAGCCGAAGCAGCCGGCGAGCGACGTGGTGGCCAGCTTGGGTTTCGCCATGGTCCCTTCCTCCTCGGCTTAGTCGACAGCCGTACCCTGTTCGATGTCCGTTCCGATCGGCGCATGATCGTAGAGCCGTTGCCCCACGGGGACGGCGTAGCCTTCCCGCTTGGGCAGCAGCGCCCCCACGGGGCAGGCGCGGGCCGCGCGGTCGCTGACCGCGGCGTCGGTCTCCGCCAGCAGCGCCACCGCGTTCACGGTGAGGCGCTTCGTGTGGCCGCGTCCCTCGAACTCGAAGACCTGCTTGCCGTCCCACTCGCGCGACGCGCGGATGCAGCGCGCGCAGAGGATGCAGCGGTTGCGGTCGATGTAGAGATCGGGGTGGCTCATGTCCACCTCGCGCTCGGGGAACAGATAGGGAAAGCGCGGCGCGGTGATGCCGAGCCGGTAGGCCATGGCCTGCAGCTCGCAGTTGCCGCTCTTCTCGCAGAACATGCAGTAGTGGTTGCCCTCGACGAAGAGCATGTCCACCATGTCCCGCCGGATCGCATTCACGGCTTCGGTGTCGCTCTCGACCACCATGCCCTCGCTGACCGGCTGGGTGCAGGCGGCCGCGGCGCGGCCGTTCACCAGCACCGTGCAGACGCGGCAGCTGCCGAAGGGGGAGAGGTCCTTGAACGCGCAGAGCCTGGGGATGTACACGCCCCCGCGCGCCGCGGCCTTCAGGATCGTCTCGCCGGGCTGGGCCTCGAGGGCCTTTCCGTCGATGCTGAAGCTCAGTGTCTCGCTCATCGTGCCCTCCCCCTAGCCCTTCGTGCTGAAGTGGACGGACTCGCGCCCGGTGATCGCCGACGCCTGGCTGAGTTCGCGCTGGATGTCGAAGGCCGGCTGCAGCCCCGGCGCGGTCTCGCGCAGGCGGGCCAGGTAGGCGTCGCGGAAGTTGCGCAGGCTGCTGAGCACCGGGTTGGCCGCGGTCTGGCCCAGCCCGCAGCGGCTGGCCGTCTTGATGCTGCCGCCCAGGCTCTCCAGGTAGTCGAGGTCGGCCGCCTCGCCCCGTCCCTCGGCGATGCGCCGCACGCGCTCCTGCAGGAGCCGCGTGCCCACGCGGCAGGGCGTGCAGAACCCGCAGCTCTCGTGGACGAAGAAGTCGAGGAACTTGTCCACGACGTGCAGCAGGTCGCGCTCGTGCCCGAAGACGATCAGCGCGCCGCCGGTGGCGAGGTCGTCGTAGCAGAGCTTGCGGTCGAAGTCGTCCTCGCCCACCAGCTGGCCGCTCGGACCGCCCACCTGGGCGGCGAGCACGTCCTGGGCGCCGCAGAGCGTGAACATCTCGCGCAGGGTCGTCCCGAAGGGGATCTCGTAGACCCCCGGTCGGTTGCAGTCCCCCGACACGCTGATCAGCTTGGTGCCGCTGCTGCCGGGCGTGCCCAGCTTGGCGAACCAGCCGGGGCCCATCTCGAGGATGCGGGTGACGCAGCAGAGCGTCTCCACGTTGTTCACCGAGGTGGGGTGGCCGAGGTAGCCCTTCTGCGCGGGGAAGGGGGGGCGCGTCTTGGGATCGCCGCGCAGGCCCTCGCAGGAGCTGAGCAGCGCGGTCTCCTCGCCGCAGACGTAGGCGCCCGCGCCCATCTGGATGCGGATGTCGAAGTCGAAGCTCTCGCTGCGCATCACGCGCTTGCCGAGCCAGCCGCGGTCGCGCCGCTGCTGGAGCAGCTTCTCGAGGAAGGGCTGCAGGTAGGCGTACTCCGCGCGCAGGTAGACGATGCCCTCCGCCGCGCCCAGCGCGTAGCCGGCGATCGTCATGCCCTCGAAGAGCAGGTCGGCGCGCTCGGTCAGCAGCACGCGGTCCTTGAACGTGCCGGGCTCGCCCTCGTCCGCGTTGCAGACGATGTAGCGCCGCTCGCCCTCGGCCGCCCGCGTGAACTCCCACTTCATGCCGGTGGGAAAGCCGGCGCCGCCGCGGCCGCGCAGGCGCGAGGTCTTGAGCTGACGGATCACCTCCGCCGGGCTCATGGCCAGCGCGTTGATCAGGCCGGCCCCCGGGACGCTGTCGGCGAAGAGCACCGGCCCTTCCTGCCGCACGTGGTTGTTGACGGCCGCGCGCACGAGGTCGTGGGCGTTGTTGCCGTCGCCGTAGCGGCGCACCAGGCGCTGGGGATCGAGGTGCTCGCGCAGCCGCTGGACGCCGGTGCGCGCCACGTCCGCGCTGAGATCGGTGACGGGAACGTCGTTCACCAGCGCCGCCGGCGCCTGGTCGCAGAGGCCGATGCAGGCCGTCCACTCGAGGGAGATCTTGCCGTCGGCCGTGGTCTCGCCGAAGTCGATGCCCAGCTCGTCGCGCAGGGCGTCGGCCACGCGGGCGCTGCCGCGCATCTCGTCCACGACGTCGTCGCAGAGGCGGATCACCACCTGGCCCTGGGGACGCCGCGACAGGAAGCTATAGAAGGAGACGACGCTCGCCACCTCGGCGCGCGAGCAGCCGACCTCCTCGGCGATGAGCCGCTGCGCCTCCGCGTCGACGCAGCCCTGGCGCCGCTGCACGGCGCGGACGATGTCCATCATGCGGTGTCGGTCGTGGCCGTGGGCCTGGCAGCTCTCCTTGACCACCGTCTCCAGCGTCGCAGTCATCACGTCCCCCTGGTCCTGGGGCCCCGGCCGGGGCCGCGTCGGCGTGGCCGCAGGGAGCCCTGCCGGGGCAGGACGGCGGCCGATCCGCCCCTAAGCTAGCCGCCGTCGACGGGGAGGCAAGGGTTCAGGATCCGAAAACTGCCCCATGTAGAGAAAAAATTCACAAGCGACCACCAAGTCGCAAATGGTTTGCAATCGCGAACTTAATCTTGGCGGCGGAGGTGGTAGACGGTCTCGTCCTTGCGCTTGTAGCCCCATTCCTCGCGGGCGATGCGCTCGCGGTAGCTGGGGTCGTCGGCCAGGCGCTGGGACTCGGCGGCGAGGCCGGCCGACTCCGCTTCGAGGCGGGCGATCTCGGCCTGGAGCTGGTGACGGCGCTGCTGGAGGCGCCACTGGCGCAGCCAGCCGGTGTCGGAGAGGACGAGCAGATACACGAGGATGCCCAGGATCAGGAAGATGCCGCCCTTGAAGGTGCGGCCGCCGATGCGGCCCTCGGTCCAGGGCCGGCGGAGGTAGGGGGTGCGGGCGGCGGCGCGGGAGGCGCCCAGCGGCAGGCCGTCGCGCACGGACTCCGGCCGCCAGGCCTCGCGCCAGGCGGCGGGGTCCGTCCCCCGAGCCGTGCCGCCGTTCATGCGCTGAAGTTGAGGGCCTGCAGGCCCTCGTAGCGGCCCTGCTCGCCGAGTTCCTCGGCGATGCGCAGCAATTCGTTGTACTTGGCGACGCGATCGGTGCGGCAGAGGCTGCCGGTCTTGATCTGCCCTGCGTTCGTGGCCACGGCCACGTGGCTGATGGTCACGTCTTCGGTCTCGCCGCTCCGGTGGGAGATGACGTTGGTGTAGCCCGCGCGCTTGGCGGTCTCGATGCAGTCCAGCGTCTCCGTGAGCGTGCCGATCTGGTTCAGCTTGATGAGGATCGAGTTGGCGACGCCCTCGTCGATGCCGCGCACCAGCCGGTCGGTGTTGGTGACGAACAGGTCGTCGCCCACGAGCTGGATGCGCTCGCCCAGGCGCTGGGTGAGCAGGCGCCAGCCGGCCCAGTCGTCTTCGGCGAGGCCGTCCTCGATGCTGACGATGGGATAGCGCTGCACCAGGTCGGCGTAGTAGTCCACCAGGCCGGCGGCGTCGAGGCGTCGGCCGCCCTCGCCTTCCAGCACGTAGGCGCCGTTCTTGTAGAACTCGCTGGCGGCCGCGTCCATGGCCAGATGGATGTCCTCGCCCGGTCGGTAGCCGGCCTTCTCCACGGCCTGCAGGATCACCTGCAGCGCCTCCTCGTTGGAGCCGAGATTCGGCGCGAAGCCGCCCTCGTCGCCGACGGCCGTGGCCAGCCCACGCTCGGCGAGCACCTTCTTCAGCGAGTGGAAGACCTCGGCGCCCCAGCGCAGCCCGTTGGCGAAGTCGGGCGCGCCGGTGGGCATGATCATGAACTCCTGGATGTCCACGTTGTTGTCGGCGTGCTGGCCGCCGTTGAGGATGTTCATCATCGGGACGGGCAGCGTGCGTGCCGCCACGCCGCCGATGTACTGGTAGAAGGGCAGGTCGAGGAAGCTGCTCGCGGCCTTGGCCACGGCCAGGCTGACGCCGAGGATGGCGTTGGCGCCCAGCTTCTCCTTGTTGTAGGTGCCGTCGATGTCGAGCAGGACGGAGTCGATGTGCGCCTGGTCGAGCGCGTCCAGCTCGATCAGCTCGGGCCGGATCAGCTCGGTGACGTTCGCCACGGCCTTCAGCACGCCCTTGCCGCCGTAGCGCTGGGCGTCGCCGTCGCGAAGCTCGATGGCCTCGTGCTCGCCCGTCGAGGCGCCGGAGGGCACCGCCGCGCGACCCACCGCGCCGCTGGCGAGATAGACCTCCACCTCCACGGTGGGGTTGCCCCGCGAGTCGAGGATTTCGCGGGCGAGGACCTCCTCGATGGCGCTCATGCGGCACTCCTTCCCCCGGCCGCGCACCGCGCGGCGGCTGACGTTCGACGATCCGGTAATGACACTGGCCCCGGGGCAGGTCAAGGAAAATGCCCTACTCCCACGGGCGCCAGACACGCCGCAGCGACGACACCGGTTCCAGGGGTCGATTCGCCTCGCCGACGCCCGGCGGACCGAGCTCGAGACCCAGCGGACGCAGGGCTTCGCGCAGCCAGTAGCAGGCGTGAAGGGGCAGCAGGCCGCCCAGCCCCACGAGGAGGCCGAGCCCGCTGACCGCCAGCAGGAGCCCCAGCAACTGACGGCCGAGCCAGGCCGGCAGCAGACGGCGCGGCGAGCCCAGGAGCAGCCAGAGCGACAGCCGCGCCGCGTGGGCGGCGCCGCGCTCGCGCAGCAGCAGCAGCGGCAGGAAGACGAAGCCCCACACGCGGCTCAGCACCCAGAGCCAGAGGCCGCCCATGAGGGCCAGCCAGTCGCCGAGCTGACGGGGATCGCCCTCGGGTTCGAGCATCCGCAGGACGACCGGCAGGAGCAGCAAGGCCAGAAGCAGTTCGCCGAGCGCCCAGGCCAGCAGCGGGGCGTAGCCGCGTCGGTCGGCGGCCAGCACCCGGAGTGACGGATCCCCGCCCCGCACCAGCTCCCCCGCGAAGCGCAGCGCGAGCCCGTGACTCCAGGGCGCAAGCAGCAGGGCCGCGAGGAGAAGCGCTCCTGCCCCGCCCCAGAAGAGTCCGGGCGGCGGGCCGTCCACGGGGATGAAGGTCACGAAGAGCGCCAGCAGCAGCAACGGCGTCGCGCGCAGGGTCGCCAGGACCAGCAATGCGCCAACGCGGTCGTAGGCGAGCAGGAAAAAGCTTCGCAGGAGGGAAGCGCGCATTCTAGACTCCACCTCCGCCCCACGCGCGGGGACTGGCCGTCTGGAAACGCCCGGCCCGCTCGGCCGTAAGGAGAGTGAGACAGGTGAGCGCCGAGGACCGCGAGCTGATTCGCAGTTGCCTCCGCGGCGACCGCCGAGCCTACAAGACCCTCCTGGCGCGCTACCAGGACCCGATCTTCAACTATTGCCAGCGCATGATCAAGGACTCGGGCCAGGCCGAGGACATCGCCCAGGAGGCGCTGGTCCGGACGCTCACGCGGCTGGAGAACTATGACGAGCGCTACAGCTTCTCCGCCTGGGTCTTCAAGATCGCGACGAACCTGTGCATCGACCACCTGCGCAAGGCCAAGCGCATCGCCTACTCCCTGGACCAGGAGCTCGACGGCAAGGACGGCAGCTTCCGCCGCGAGGTGGCGGCGCCGACGCCGGATCCTTCCCAGCGCGCCCTGGCGGCCGAGCAGATGCGCATGCTGGACGAGGCGGTGGCCGAGCTGCCGGAGCACTACCGGGCCATCCTGCTGCTCCGTCACCGGGAAGAGCTGAGCTACGAGGAGATCGCCCGCATCCTCGAGCTGCCCATCGGCACGGTGAAGATCCGCATCCACCGCGCCCGCGAGCAGATCAAACGGAGGTTGGATCGTGACGAGCTACTCTAAATGGAGACGTCCCCTGCGACTCGCCGTGGCCACGGCGGCACTGCTGCTCGCGGCCCAGGCCGCCAGCGCGGCCGAGGCGAGCCGCAGCGAGCAGCGCACGCTGGCGGCGAGGCAGCTGGCCATGCTCATCGTGGAGAATCCCGTGGGCGGTCTGGAGCTGCGCGGTGGCGAGGCCCGCGAGCTGGGCCTGGAGGCGCAGTTCCGCGTCGAGGGCTCCAGCACCGCGGCGGTCAAGCGGGTGATCGAGGCCCTGCGCATCGAGACCTTCGAGCAGGACGGCCGCCTGCGCGTCCGCCCGGTGCATGGCGATCGCGTCCTGGACAGCCCGCGGCCGAGCTGGCTGGACGGCGCGCGCGTCCGCGTGGACCTGCGCCTGCGGGTGCCCGCGGGCCTGCCGGTGGCGGCCAGCGTCACGCGCGACAAGCTCACGGTCGTCGGGCTGGACGAGGACGTCGTCCTGGCAGCCACCAGCGGTGAGGTCGCGGTGCGCGAACTGAAGGGCGATCTCGAGCTGGGCGTGACCAGCGCCCGGGTGCGGGTGGAGCAGGTGGCCGGCGACGTGAACGTCACCGCCACCAGCGGCGACCTCGACCTGCGCCGCGTGGGCGGCGACGCCACCCTG
Proteins encoded in this region:
- a CDS encoding hydrogenase small subunit, translated to MDPISTLAQYPGLQTEGPSAMDRRSFLKVCTLAAASIGLPLGAALDFARAAEAGRKPSVIWLSFQECTGCTESLLRTSHPGLAELLLDLISLDYHEALCAAAGHQAEAARHAAMEANRGKFVLVTEGATPTKDGGIYCKIGGRTALSILEEAADMAGAIIAIGSCASFGGIPAANPNPTGAKGTPMVLTDKTVVTLPGCPANPYNLLGTVLQYATYGTLPALDAKGRPLFAYGRTIHEDCPRRPHFDAGRFSTTYGGKGHMEGYCMYKLGCKGPATHANCSRKHFGEVDGAWPIGIGAPCHGCTEQALAFNVPTWQTIEIERKNPPDTYAPVHDEKPGISPVATGVAGAIGGAIVGAGIMASRKLGGGHDEEA
- a CDS encoding NAD(P)-dependent oxidoreductase, producing the protein MASQRPRILVTGASGLIGRHFLAATLDDCEIVGLARRTPQQVGIAEHPNLRWFQADIGRAECLEGVTEQIAAGGPIDFVLHLAGYYDFTYEDNPEYQRSNVDGTRNVLELARRLGVRRFIFASSLAACEFRGRREPIDEETPPDASFEYARSKRQGEAMLADYSRHFRATVLRFAAVVTDWCEYAPLYVFLNTWLSGAWNARILGGKGRTGITYIHIRDLIKLIRAVMAQDEQLPAFSTYVASPDGTVTHRELYDLAQRFYHGHVPRPILMPKPLAAPGVLLRDLVGRLVGRRPFERLWMLGYMDHQLRVDASRTRAALGWAPAERDHVLHRMLYMIENMISRPEIWRGRNEAFFRRRDLRPSLVISEELEREKERVLRELEGRLRGAGQAASYPRLRALPPEEVRRMLRVLLQLLVGSIRGVNRSLLLNYIDERWPELAGAGVAPEEFCELLGDLNAILLGLTIELPRLAGLRQQCHSFISLTLQLARDQVYVADEHLRLEPAGVAAPTTPPTAPRQAVLGSASEVIDQLRARYRLSPHSTLTLDDLQLLLQALEDRQRR
- a CDS encoding response regulator, with the translated sequence MRDGKHLILCIDDDPDILFTLRIMLEQEGFAVETAASAEDGLRCFRRQAPDALIVDLMMEEVDAGTSLVRDLKALGNVAPVFMLSSAGDNLSMATDYSSLGLAGVFQKPMSRERLVGMLRAKLG
- a CDS encoding hydrogenase maturation protease, which translates into the protein MNAPRRTLVFGFGNPGRGDDGLGPALAAAVAELGLAGVDTDADYQLSVEDAATASRRDRVVFVDAAAQGPAPFALRRIEPGSARPTFSSHHVSPEGVLALARELFDAAPEAWLLAIRGYDFDEFREGLSDGAQANLAAAIATLHTQLTTGEMACETEST
- a CDS encoding Ni/Fe hydrogenase subunit alpha — encoded protein: MATANRQITIEPVTRVEGHGKVTIQLDEAGQVTDARLHIVEFRGFERFIQGRPYWEVPVLVQRLCGICPVSHHLAAAKAMDGIVGAETLTPTAEKIRRLMHYGQTFQSHALHFFHLASPDLLFGFDAPAAKRNVIAVAAEHKDLAVQGVMMRKYGQEIIKATAGKRIHGTGAVPGGVNKNLSVAERDVFLAEIEQMLAWAQGALALARNYTEEHLQLATDFGSFPSNHLSIVDAQGGLDLYHGKLRAVTADGEVIIDQVDPQDYLDAIAEEVRPWSYMKFPFLKALGPEEGWYRVGPLARINTCARINTPLAEAARKDFMALTGGKPNNLTLAYHWARMIELVHSAEMIRDLLHDPDLQGKDLVVKGERRPEWVAIVEAPRGTLFHHYRVDAQDRVTMANLIVSTTSNNEPMNRAVRKIAKDHLSGKPEITEGLLNHVEVGIRAYDPCLSCATHALGRMPLELTLLDAAGAVLDRKATS
- a CDS encoding NADP oxidoreductase, whose amino-acid sequence is MAKPKLATTSLAGCFGCHMSILDIDERILELVELVDFDKSPVDDIKTFSGRCAVGLVEGGCCNEENVKVLRDFREHCDVLISVGDCAINGGIPAMRNTIPLRECLEEAYLNGPSVHNPAGKIPDDPEIPLLLNRVFPCHEVVKIDYHLPGCPPPADTLWQALVALLTDKPLALPYALIKYD
- a CDS encoding (2Fe-2S)-binding protein; this encodes MSETLSFSIDGKALEAQPGETILKAAARGGVYIPRLCAFKDLSPFGSCRVCTVLVNGRAAAACTQPVSEGMVVESDTEAVNAIRRDMVDMLFVEGNHYCMFCEKSGNCELQAMAYRLGITAPRFPYLFPEREVDMSHPDLYIDRNRCILCARCIRASREWDGKQVFEFEGRGHTKRLTVNAVALLAETDAAVSDRAARACPVGALLPKREGYAVPVGQRLYDHAPIGTDIEQGTAVD
- a CDS encoding NAD(P)H-dependent oxidoreductase subunit E, with the translated sequence MTATLETVVKESCQAHGHDRHRMMDIVRAVQRRQGCVDAEAQRLIAEEVGCSRAEVASVVSFYSFLSRRPQGQVVIRLCDDVVDEMRGSARVADALRDELGIDFGETTADGKISLEWTACIGLCDQAPAALVNDVPVTDLSADVARTGVQRLREHLDPQRLVRRYGDGNNAHDLVRAAVNNHVRQEGPVLFADSVPGAGLINALAMSPAEVIRQLKTSRLRGRGGAGFPTGMKWEFTRAAEGERRYIVCNADEGEPGTFKDRVLLTERADLLFEGMTIAGYALGAAEGIVYLRAEYAYLQPFLEKLLQQRRDRGWLGKRVMRSESFDFDIRIQMGAGAYVCGEETALLSSCEGLRGDPKTRPPFPAQKGYLGHPTSVNNVETLCCVTRILEMGPGWFAKLGTPGSSGTKLISVSGDCNRPGVYEIPFGTTLREMFTLCGAQDVLAAQVGGPSGQLVGEDDFDRKLCYDDLATGGALIVFGHERDLLHVVDKFLDFFVHESCGFCTPCRVGTRLLQERVRRIAEGRGEAADLDYLESLGGSIKTASRCGLGQTAANPVLSSLRNFRDAYLARLRETAPGLQPAFDIQRELSQASAITGRESVHFSTKG
- a CDS encoding septum formation initiator family protein — its product is MNGGTARGTDPAAWREAWRPESVRDGLPLGASRAAARTPYLRRPWTEGRIGGRTFKGGIFLILGILVYLLVLSDTGWLRQWRLQQRRHQLQAEIARLEAESAGLAAESQRLADDPSYRERIAREEWGYKRKDETVYHLRRQD